Genomic DNA from Flavobacterium sp. N502540:
AAACAATGATGTGGATTTATTATGAGTCATTTTTCTTTGTGTAAAATGTTATTTGTGAAATGTTATTTGTGAGATGTAAGATGTAAAATGATAATTGTGAATACGATTTCATTTCACACCTTATATGTCACATTTTTTACATTGTAAAGTATTCTGCCAATGGACCTAGAGCCAACGCTGGGAAGAATGATAAAGCAGCAATAATTGCGATTACGGCAAAAACCATTATTCCAAAAATTGTAGTATCCGTTTTTAAAGTTCCTGCACTTTCCGGAATGTATTTTTTACCTGCCAGTAAACCTGCGATAGCCAATGGGCCAACGATTGGAATAAAACGGCTTAACAATAAAACAATTCCTGTAGTGATATTCCAAAACGGATTATTATCTCCCAAACCTTCAAAACCCGAACCATTGTTGGCTGCACTTGAAGTATACTCGTATAACATTTCTGAGAATCCGTGATGTCCCGGATTGTTAAGCCAGCCTGTTGCGTTTCCGCTAAACCACCATCCCATTGCAGTGTCATTGGCTGCAAAATAAGAAGCTAAAGCAGTTCCGGATAAGATCAATAATGGGTGTAGAATCGCAATAAAAGCAGCGATCTTAACTTCGCGGGCTTCGATTTTCTTTCCTAAAAATTCAGGAGTTCGTCCTACCATCAATCCCGAGATAAATACAGCAAGAATAATGAAGATATAGAAGTTCAGAATACCAACACCACAACCACCGTAGAAGGCATTTACCATCATGGCAAGCAATTCCATAGCTCCTGAAACCGGCATCGAACTGTCGTGCATGCTATTTACAGAACCTGTAGAAATTACTGTTGTAGCAATACTCCAGAAACCTGAAATGGCTGGTCCTAAACGAACCTCTTTTCCTTCCATTGCTCCGGTTGTCTGAGCGATTCCCATTTTTTCGATGGCTGGATTTCCGTTTATTTCGCTCATTACTGTTGGGATAACAAGCAAGAGGAATCCCACCGTCATAACGCCAAAAATAACATAAGATAATTTTCTTTTTTTCAGATAAAAACCTAAAGCAAAAATCATGGCAAACGGAACAATCAATTGTGCCCATAACTCAACCGCATTACTAAAATAGGTTGGGTTTTCCAGCGGATGTGATGAATTGGCTCCAAAGAATCCACCACCGTTTGTACCAATATGTTTAATCGCAATAAAGGCAGCAGCAGGTCCGCGGGAAACTTCTACCTGGTCACCTTGTAAAGTTGTAATAGCATCTTTTCCTTCAAACGTCATAGGAGTTCCACTAAACAATAGAGCAACTGCTACAATAGCCGAAAGAGGCAATAAAATACGCGTACAGCTTTTGATGAAATAATTATAAAAGTTACCCAGTTTTTCAGTTGTTCTTTCCTTCATTGCAGTGAAAACCATTGCAGCTGCGGCCAGTCCTACACCCGCAGAGAC
This window encodes:
- the kdpA gene encoding potassium-transporting ATPase subunit KdpA, producing the protein MNTELLGVIGIFIITIVLAIPIGKYIAKVYLGDKTLFDPIFNPIEKIIFKISGINSTEEMNWKQHLKALLGINMIWFFLCFFILLFQGSLFLNPDNNPSMSPDLAFNTAISFVVNCNLQHYSGESGVSYLSQMFLMFLQFVSAGVGLAAAAMVFTAMKERTTEKLGNFYNYFIKSCTRILLPLSAIVAVALLFSGTPMTFEGKDAITTLQGDQVEVSRGPAAAFIAIKHIGTNGGGFFGANSSHPLENPTYFSNAVELWAQLIVPFAMIFALGFYLKKRKLSYVIFGVMTVGFLLLVIPTVMSEINGNPAIEKMGIAQTTGAMEGKEVRLGPAISGFWSIATTVISTGSVNSMHDSSMPVSGAMELLAMMVNAFYGGCGVGILNFYIFIILAVFISGLMVGRTPEFLGKKIEAREVKIAAFIAILHPLLILSGTALASYFAANDTAMGWWFSGNATGWLNNPGHHGFSEMLYEYTSSAANNGSGFEGLGDNNPFWNITTGIVLLLSRFIPIVGPLAIAGLLAGKKYIPESAGTLKTDTTIFGIMVFAVIAIIAALSFFPALALGPLAEYFTM